Proteins from a single region of Candidatus Thermoplasmatota archaeon:
- a CDS encoding DEAD/DEAH box helicase — protein MPGIEYATRERTDEEVFELLAPEVASWFRGRFGAFTPPQRYAVAELHARRNVLISSPTGSGKTFSAFLAAVNELFLLAKRGRLEDRVYVLYVSPLKALGNDIRRNLEEPLAEIYASAESTGLPKIRVGVRTGDTSPRERAQQARKPPHILITTPETLAILLAAPKLGRALERVRWIVVDEIHALADNKRGAHLALSLERLCERVERAHDPRPPASAASGRAGRARRSVVRRMDRSRSGAATNGPRPAARVSAFRPVRIGLSATVAPLPDVAAFLVGRRPDGRPRDCLVVDTRVEKEIDVAVLCPSADLVNAPPEEASAALYRALDRLVQERRTTIVFTNTRGGTERVVQELKRRFGARYAEAVGAHHGSLSREERLGVEERLKRGELRCVVTSSSLELGIDVGAVDLVVLLGSPKGVSRALQRVGRAGHRLKDASVGRILVLDRDDLVECTVLARLARERALDTVRIPRTPLDVLAQHVLGMSLDRRWDLAEAHALVRGADPYRDLSEEDLREVLRYLAGAREELAEKRVYGKLWFDEEAGAFGRRGRMSRPIYYTNTGVIPDEAAAAVVTLGGRFVGRLEGEFAEQLKPGDVFALSGSTWAYRSATTGKVLVEPRPGASPTIPAWHSEQMPLSRELADAVGAFRRKLDERLDRDDPSQVAAWLAADHRLDPEAAREVVRYFVEQRAVAKVPSDRRLVVEECIDESGSGLGRVVYVFHCVIGRRANDALARAAGRVVAKYTGHTCSLTVSDNGFLLAYPRRVFRRAERGTLGDHVIEDILDPHSLRGELVAGLEGSEIVQRRFRHVAGRMLLVLRNYLGRGGPPGRAQRQAASLYKVVRGLGSNFPAMKELWREVLEEAMDLPRAQAFLERVAAREVEVVVLRNRDLPSPFAFHLAAAAGADASLFEERRAALRDLHARLARKLAADGAKG, from the coding sequence ATGCCGGGAATCGAATACGCCACACGCGAGCGGACGGACGAGGAGGTCTTCGAGCTCCTCGCGCCCGAGGTCGCGTCGTGGTTCCGCGGGCGCTTTGGCGCCTTCACGCCCCCGCAGCGCTACGCCGTCGCGGAGCTCCACGCCCGCCGCAACGTGCTCATCTCGAGCCCCACGGGAAGCGGCAAGACGTTCTCGGCGTTCCTTGCGGCCGTCAACGAGCTTTTCCTTCTGGCCAAGCGAGGTCGCCTCGAGGATCGCGTCTACGTCCTGTACGTGAGCCCGCTCAAGGCGTTGGGCAACGACATTCGGCGCAACCTCGAGGAGCCGCTTGCCGAGATCTACGCCTCCGCGGAGTCCACGGGTCTTCCGAAGATCCGCGTGGGCGTGCGGACCGGCGACACGTCCCCGCGAGAGCGCGCCCAGCAGGCGCGCAAGCCTCCGCACATCCTCATCACGACGCCCGAGACGCTTGCCATCCTCCTGGCCGCGCCCAAGCTCGGACGCGCCCTCGAGCGGGTCCGTTGGATCGTCGTGGACGAGATCCACGCGCTTGCCGACAACAAGCGCGGCGCTCACCTTGCCCTGAGCCTCGAGCGGCTCTGCGAGCGGGTCGAGCGGGCCCACGATCCGCGCCCCCCCGCCTCCGCGGCAAGCGGGCGTGCCGGCCGAGCGCGCCGTTCCGTTGTGCGACGGATGGACCGCAGCCGGAGCGGTGCGGCGACAAACGGCCCCCGCCCGGCGGCCCGCGTCAGCGCGTTCCGCCCCGTTCGGATCGGGCTCTCCGCGACCGTCGCCCCGCTCCCCGACGTCGCCGCGTTCCTCGTCGGACGAAGACCGGACGGGCGCCCGCGGGACTGCCTTGTCGTGGACACGCGGGTCGAGAAGGAGATCGACGTCGCCGTGCTGTGCCCGTCGGCCGATCTCGTGAACGCGCCGCCCGAGGAAGCCTCCGCCGCCCTCTACCGCGCGCTCGACCGGCTCGTCCAGGAGCGGCGCACGACCATCGTCTTCACGAACACGCGCGGAGGCACCGAGCGCGTCGTGCAGGAGCTCAAGCGCCGGTTCGGCGCCCGCTACGCGGAAGCGGTGGGGGCGCACCACGGCTCGCTCTCCCGTGAGGAGCGCCTTGGCGTGGAGGAGCGTCTCAAGAGGGGCGAGCTTCGGTGCGTGGTCACGTCCTCGAGCTTGGAGCTGGGCATCGACGTAGGCGCGGTCGACCTCGTCGTGCTGCTGGGAAGCCCGAAGGGCGTCTCGCGCGCGCTTCAGCGCGTGGGCCGCGCCGGCCATCGGCTCAAGGACGCAAGCGTGGGGCGCATCCTCGTCCTCGACCGCGACGACCTCGTGGAATGCACCGTCCTTGCGCGGCTTGCGCGCGAGCGGGCGCTCGACACCGTTCGGATTCCCCGAACGCCGCTGGACGTGCTGGCGCAGCATGTTCTGGGCATGAGCCTCGACCGACGCTGGGATCTCGCGGAGGCCCACGCGCTCGTGCGCGGGGCCGACCCGTACCGCGACCTTTCCGAGGAGGATCTCCGCGAGGTCCTGCGCTACCTCGCGGGCGCGCGCGAGGAGCTCGCCGAGAAGCGCGTGTACGGCAAGCTGTGGTTCGACGAGGAGGCGGGCGCCTTCGGTCGCCGCGGGCGCATGAGCCGGCCCATCTACTACACGAACACGGGCGTGATCCCCGACGAGGCGGCCGCGGCCGTGGTGACGCTGGGGGGTCGCTTCGTCGGCCGGCTCGAGGGCGAGTTCGCCGAGCAGCTCAAGCCCGGCGACGTGTTCGCGCTCTCGGGCTCGACCTGGGCCTACCGGTCCGCCACGACGGGCAAGGTGCTCGTGGAGCCGCGCCCGGGGGCCTCGCCGACGATCCCCGCCTGGCACTCGGAGCAGATGCCGCTGTCCCGGGAGCTTGCCGATGCCGTCGGCGCCTTCCGGCGGAAGCTGGACGAGCGGCTGGACCGGGACGACCCCTCGCAGGTGGCGGCGTGGCTTGCCGCCGACCATCGGCTCGATCCCGAGGCCGCGCGCGAGGTCGTGCGCTACTTCGTCGAGCAGCGCGCCGTCGCGAAGGTGCCCTCCGACCGAAGGCTCGTCGTCGAAGAGTGCATCGACGAGTCCGGAAGCGGGCTAGGACGCGTCGTCTACGTGTTCCACTGCGTGATCGGCCGCCGCGCCAACGACGCGCTCGCCCGCGCCGCCGGGCGCGTGGTGGCCAAGTACACGGGGCACACCTGCTCGCTTACCGTGAGCGACAACGGATTCCTCCTCGCCTACCCGCGCCGCGTCTTCCGCCGCGCCGAGCGCGGGACGCTTGGCGACCACGTGATCGAGGACATCCTCGACCCGCACTCGCTGCGCGGCGAGCTCGTGGCCGGCTTGGAGGGAAGCGAGATCGTGCAGCGCCGGTTCCGGCACGTGGCCGGGCGCATGCTGCTTGTCCTCCGGAACTACCTCGGGCGGGGCGGTCCGCCGGGGCGCGCGCAGCGGCAGGCGGCTTCCCTGTACAAGGTCGTGCGGGGGCTCGGGTCGAACTTCCCCGCCATGAAGGAGCTGTGGCGCGAGGTGCTGGAAGAGGCGATGGATCTTCCGCGGGCGCAGGCCTTTCTCGAGCGCGTCGCGGCTCGCGAGGTGGAGGTCGTCGTCCTTCGCAACCGCGACCTGCCCTCGCCCTTTGCCTTCCATCTTGCGGCGGCCGCCGGCGCCGACGCGAGCTTGTTCGAGGAGCGGCGCGCGGCGCTTCGCGACCTCCACGCGCGGCTGGCGCGCAAGCTCGCCGCGGACGGCGCGAAAGGATAG
- a CDS encoding PKD domain-containing protein, with product MGGHARASRALLALLALPWFLALAPAQAADEPRAFFTVQPAVGRTGAAFLADASLSSPSPGERIESYHWRWANGSFEPGNATSSHVFRQAGVFEVALRIRDTAGRESLALQTVYVEGARPLAYFTARTEERDGATVVTVDATFSQPSAGARRIVQYEWRWGDDPEADFRPGNITEEHAYTEAGTYTIELRVTDDEGRSSTMEHPVIVGGTFFGRLARVWGIREAFLQGALVTLELTAISVAGGFALAVFLALGRASRSRALSALATGYIEVIRGTRRCWQGAPRRRPRRSAAGCPR from the coding sequence ATGGGTGGGCACGCCCGGGCCTCCCGGGCGCTCCTTGCGCTTCTGGCCCTGCCGTGGTTTCTGGCCCTGGCGCCCGCGCAGGCGGCCGACGAGCCGCGCGCGTTCTTCACCGTGCAGCCCGCCGTGGGCCGCACCGGGGCGGCCTTCCTGGCCGACGCGAGCCTGTCCTCGCCGTCGCCTGGCGAGCGCATCGAATCGTATCATTGGCGGTGGGCCAACGGGAGCTTCGAGCCGGGCAACGCGACGTCCTCGCACGTCTTCCGCCAGGCCGGCGTGTTCGAGGTCGCGCTGCGCATCCGCGACACGGCGGGGCGCGAGAGCCTCGCCCTGCAGACCGTGTACGTGGAAGGCGCGCGGCCGCTCGCCTACTTCACGGCGAGGACCGAAGAACGCGACGGTGCCACCGTCGTGACCGTCGACGCGACCTTCAGCCAGCCCTCCGCAGGCGCGCGCCGGATCGTGCAGTACGAATGGCGATGGGGCGACGACCCCGAAGCGGACTTCCGGCCCGGCAACATCACGGAGGAGCACGCCTACACGGAAGCCGGCACGTACACGATCGAACTTCGCGTGACCGACGACGAGGGACGCTCCTCCACGATGGAGCACCCCGTCATCGTCGGCGGCACGTTCTTCGGACGGCTCGCGCGCGTGTGGGGCATCCGCGAGGCGTTCCTGCAGGGCGCGCTCGTCACGCTCGAGCTCACGGCGATCTCCGTGGCCGGCGGATTCGCGCTCGCCGTGTTTCTGGCGCTGGGACGCGCCAGCCGGTCGCGCGCCCTCTCTGCGCTTGCGACCGGCTACATCGAGGTCATCCGGGGTACGCGGCGGTGTTGGCAAGGAGCGCCACGGCGCCGGCCCAGAAGATCGGCAGCCGGATGCCCACGAC
- a CDS encoding transporter substrate-binding domain-containing protein: MADRTPRWVGVLAVGLVFSGCLGTPGNGPGDGPTELLIGTEAAYPPFEDQDEQGNIFGFDPDVIREIANRTRYTVRLQHMEFTAIIPSIQNGQLHGGISAFTITAERRQQVDFTVPYYENELLVATLSENDDVAEEDDLARVMQDGERICTQTGTTSEQWLRDNAGATDATLLLLPTFPPCADALQRGDAVAMMIDRAAVRFLIEQSGGRLKQAFTISVDESFGIAVSKNLPAVLQAFNQALTDMRNDGTLTRLSDRWQV; this comes from the coding sequence ATGGCAGATCGCACGCCGCGTTGGGTCGGGGTACTCGCAGTCGGGCTTGTCTTTTCCGGATGTCTTGGAACGCCAGGCAACGGACCGGGCGACGGTCCAACGGAGCTTCTGATTGGCACCGAAGCCGCCTACCCGCCCTTCGAAGACCAGGACGAGCAAGGCAACATCTTCGGCTTCGACCCCGACGTCATCCGGGAGATCGCCAACCGCACCCGGTACACGGTGCGTCTCCAGCACATGGAGTTCACTGCCATCATCCCCTCCATCCAGAACGGCCAGCTGCACGGCGGCATCAGCGCGTTCACCATCACGGCCGAGCGCCGGCAGCAGGTCGATTTCACGGTCCCCTACTACGAGAACGAGCTTCTCGTCGCCACCCTCTCCGAGAACGACGACGTCGCCGAAGAGGACGACCTCGCCCGCGTCATGCAAGACGGGGAGCGCATCTGCACGCAGACGGGCACGACGTCCGAGCAGTGGCTGCGCGACAATGCCGGCGCCACCGACGCCACGCTGCTCCTCCTGCCGACCTTCCCGCCGTGCGCCGACGCGTTGCAGCGGGGCGACGCCGTGGCCATGATGATCGACCGCGCCGCCGTGCGGTTCCTCATCGAGCAGTCGGGAGGCCGGCTCAAGCAGGCCTTCACGATCTCGGTCGACGAGAGCTTCGGGATCGCGGTTTCGAAGAACCTGCCGGCGGTGCTGCAGGCGTTCAACCAGGCCTTGACGGACATGCGCAACGACGGGACGCTCACGCGGCTCTCCGACCGCTGGCAGGTGTAG
- a CDS encoding PRC-barrel domain-containing protein — MRILASEVKGKTVMSDEGMMIGRLRNVVVEDKTGELTQVLVEPSDDVDPRLFKRDDRGYLVFPFDAVKSVRDVIVISTQ; from the coding sequence ATGAGGATTCTCGCGTCCGAGGTCAAGGGAAAGACCGTCATGTCCGACGAGGGCATGATGATCGGCCGCCTCCGCAACGTCGTCGTCGAGGACAAGACGGGCGAGCTTACGCAGGTGCTCGTCGAGCCAAGCGACGACGTGGATCCGCGCCTGTTCAAGCGCGACGACCGCGGGTACCTCGTCTTCCCGTTCGACGCGGTGAAGAGCGTCCGCGACGTCATCGTCATCTCGACCCAGTAG